One Sulfurimonas sp. HSL-3221 genomic window, CTGAACAACCTGGGTAGCAGCAGCGGAATTTCTCAAGAACTAATAGAGAAATACCCCAATATCGCCACGGTATGTCTCAACCCGCTTTTAACGGGCGACCAGCAGCCGTGCGGCTCCTCCGCCTACGACAACAGCGGCTCCAAGGGCTTTATCCTGCCGGAAAAATACAATCACGCCTACGGGTGCCTGGCCTGTATCCTTGACAATGCTGCGGATGTGACGGCCTGTTCAAGCGACAATTTTGCCATCCGGCCATCATCCTACACCCTGGGGCTCAGCGACTCCTCCACCCCCAAAATCGCCGGTATGTCCTATACGCTGGAATCCGACGCCCTTTACGTCGGCGGGGGAACGGCTCCGACCAGCGGTTATACCACGACGCTTGACAATAGCAACGACAAAAATGCCTCTTTCATTTTCAGTCCTGTAGCTGCCGCGACCAACTGCCCCTACGGCGATCACGGTTTCACGTTCAGCTTCACAGACGGCGTAGGCTCGGGTTCGATCAGTTACCCGAACGTCGGCGATGTCAATATCACCCTGGCCGATGCAAACTGGACGGGTGTAGATCAAAACAAAGTCGGATGGCAGGAGTGCCTCCCCGATTCGAACAGGACATCCCCTGACCCCGTAGGGTGTTTGGTGACGGCAAGAGTATCCGAACGTTTCATCCCCGACCATTTCGACGTCAACGCCTCGCTCGACAACGCCGGCAGCGGCTTCACCTATCTTTATGACATGAACAAAGACAACGACGTCAACCAGACAGGTTATGACTACAACCTCTCAACCGCCTCCCTGGAAATAGAGGTATCGGCGATGGGTGCGAACGGCATCGGTACCCTGAGCAACTATCTCGACAGCTGTTATGCCCAGGACACCAATATCACGCTGCAGACGGCAGGTACACAGATCAGCCCGCCGTCGGCGCTGGACTATTTCCTCTATTTCAACCCGACCGAAGCGGATCCGAATGTTTCCAACAGCGGTGAAGGAAAAACCGCCCTGCCCGCGAGCGGTCTATTAAGTTCCTTGCCCATTACCAACGTCACGGCAAGTTTCCCGTCCCGGACGGCGCCGGACGCCAACGGGACGACGTTGATCGCATACCGGATCAACTTCGACCGTCGAGTCAATCAGCCTGTCAATCCGTTCCGGCTCTCGTTGTCCAGCGTCGACATTGTGGATACCGACGGCGTTTTCGGCTCTGACAACAGCCCAAGCCCCGATACTGCCACCTTCCTCTACGGCCGGGTACACGCACCCCGCTACCGTATTGATTGCAGCAGCGCCGCGCTGAGTTCCTGCTCGTCGACACAACCGCTGCAGCTCTTTTTCGAGTTCTACAGCAGCGATAACAATCTGACGCTCAGACGACAATACGCCCTGGACAACGAGCGAAGCAAAGATGCGATCCTCTGGTTCCGCAACACGGACCACAGCGCCCTGCTTGAGGGCAATATCACCGTGCTCAGCCACCGCTACAACGGCTATGACCTCTATACGACATCGGCACCGCTGCATCAAAACGGCGGCATCGGCACTCCGGCAGCCGGGGCTTCCTCGGTGAGCATCGGTTATGACGGCAGCAGGGGCTACCCCTACAAATCATCCATCGGTCTGCATACGCAAAAGTGGTTGAACTACGACCGGTTCAATACCGATCCGGATGTCAACAGCTCTTTTATGATCGAGTTCAATGCCGTCGGCCAGAAGACAGGCGAAGGCAACGTCCCCAATACGGATAGCGGGCCGGCCAATTCGAACAGAAGAATCATGTGGTAAAGTGACCTGTCACCCATTTTTCAGCCCGTATAAAGATGCCGCAGGCGACAATGGGGCTATCGAAGACAGCATCAATCCTGTTACGGGTCCTACCGCGCTGTCCTCTGTCGGAGGAAATACCATGCCCTATAGCGTCTATATCGTTCAATGCAGCGACGGCACCTATTATACGGGCATCGCTACGGACCTTGAGCGACGCCTCAACGAGCATAACCACTCTGCCAAAGGGGCCCGTTACACGCGTGCGCGCCGCCCCGTCACCCTCGTTTACGCTGAACGCTTCCCCGACCGAAGCAGTGCACAGAAGCGCGAATACGCCATCAAGCAGATGCCCCGCACCAAGAAGAGCGCCCTGATCGAGAAGCGCTGACCTTCAAGCCTCTGCCCGCAGAGGTATGTTATAGTTTTATAAATATCTTGAAAGGCCCCCAATGACCGAAGCCGAAGACCTTACCGACCTGTTGGAGAATGACGTGATCCCCGAGATCGAATCGTTTATCGACGACCTTTATGAAAAAATTGCCGAAACCAAAAACGCGACAGAAGAGGACAAGACACAGCTGGCTGAACTGCAGGAGCTGAAAAAGGAGTTCTCCTTATTGCTTGACGAGGTCAAAAACGGCGAACTGGACGAGGAAGAGTGTCGCGCCATCATCGACGAGATCGACATGATGCGTGAAGAAGAGGAGTAAGAGAGCCATGAAAAAAACAGTGACCTTTATCGGCAACGGCAACATGGCTGTCGCCATGGCGAAAACCCTGAAAGAGCGTTATCTCATCGAGGTGGTCGGCCGGGATCTCGCGCACCTTGACACCTTTGAAGCCGCCGTCGACACCGACGTCACCAAGCACCTCCTTAATGACTTCGACATCACCGGGAAAACCCTGCTGCTCTGTGTCAAACCGGCCAATATCGTCGAGGTCGGCGGGAAACTCCAGGGAAAAGCCGAAGCCCTCTATTCCGTGCTTGCCGGCACAAAGGTTGAAACCCTCAAAAGCCACATTGCCGCCGCCGGGACCGTCCGCGCCATGCCCAATCTCGCCGCGACCGTCGGCAGGTCCATGACGACGCTGACCGGCGACCGGCACCTCGAAGCCGAAGCCATTGCCCTGTTCGATGCGATCGGGATGACGCTCTGGCTCGGCAGCGAGAAAGAGCTCGATATCGCCACGGGGCTTGCCGGGAGCGGCCCCGCCTACCTCGCGCTTATCGCCGAAGCTCTCGCCGACGGCGCTGTCAAACAGGGACTCAAGCGCGATGACGCCATGACCGTGATGCGCGGGCTTTTTGCCGGTTTCGGGGAGCTGATTCAGCACGAACACCCCGCCTTGCTTAAAGACGGCGTCATGAGCCCCGGCGGCACGACGGCTGCCGGCTACAGCGCCCTGGAAGAGGCCGGGGTCCGAAACGGCTGTATCCAGGCCGTGGAGCGTGCTTTTGAGAAGGCGCGTTCCTCCTGAACAGTGCATCTTCAAGCACCCAGCTCTCCTTCTCTCCAGCGCCATCCACAGAACATTGATGGCACCCAAAAAAAGTGTGGATCAGTGGCAGCGTTACCGACTCAACTGCGGACCGAAAAACAGAATCATATGCTTTTCATAATGGTATTCAGGCGACTCCAAGTCGTTGAGATTGTCCCATTTTTTCTATATTTTCGCTTTAAGAATAAATGAAACTATTTCAAAATACAATAGATGTAACAGGTATGAAATGTTTGATTTAAAGTATTTTTCCAAGATTTCAGACAGTAAAAGGACCACGATGTTTGGAAATGTTATTTTTCATTTTGCCAAAACAGCAAGCGCAATTTTGCTCTTTTCAATGCTGTTTTTTCTTCCCCAAACCCTCTCGGCAGTTATCACAGGTGTGCCGGGTGACTGTAGCAGCGTCACAGATACCGCCGTTTTTGATCAGTCCAATCTCTCCTATACGAACTCTACCTACGTGGGGGGAGACTCAGAGAAGTGGGATTATTACTACTTCTCCGTCGATATACCGGGCGAACTTACCATTACGTTAGAGACGAACGCCAGCCTGGATCTTCTCTACAGTGAATCCTCCTGTACCACCATGACGGAGATCACCAGCCCCTATAGTATTAGCTATCTAAACCCGACGGATCTGATGGTCAAAGTCGAATCGGGCTCGGCGAACCAAAAAGATTATATTCTAAAAGTCACCTTTGTACCGGCACCGCTCTCCCTTGTGAAAACGAATGTTCCCGGGCAGATCCTGCAGAACAGCTCCACCAACATTGATTATTCACTGATGGGGGTCAACAACCAGGCTTTCGATAGCGGCAGCATCACTATTACGGATCAACTCCCTTCCGAAGCAAACCTTTCCACGTTCAACATCATCAATGACGGCGGCTGTACCTGTACAGCCCCGGATGCAACGAGAACCTTCAGCTGTAGCTGCCCTGCACTGGCTGCTGGGGATTATACGATCGTCGATTTCAACGTCACGCTCTCCGCCGGAGCGGCCCCGGATACGATCACGAACAATGCCAGTATGACGGACGGGATACAGAGTGCCGTCACCTCGTCAACTGTCGACGTTGTCGACGGCAAAGGGGTCGTCGAACTGAAAGTGGAAAAATATGCCGAAGCCGAAGCCATTCCGGTGGATACGGATTTCTCATACTACATCTTTATCACCAACTACGACAATGCCTATGCCTATGGTGTCCAGATCTGGGACCAGATGGACCCGAACATCTACTACACCGGCTATGACACTTCGAGCGGCTGGATCTGTACCCCGCCGAACAGCCCCGCAGTCAAAGGTGACTCCTTTACGTGTAGCTACGTCGGGACAGACGGGACCGGTGCCATGGGCAAGGGGATCGTCTACCTGAAAATCAACGCGCGCACGGCCAGTGCGCTTGATACCGGCGTGACTGCCGACGTCAACGTCAGCACATGGAACAACGTCGACTTAGACGCCGCCAATACCCTTCACAACAATTCCATCACGCATGCAAGTCGAGAGGTCAATATCACCTTGAACGATGTTGCACCGGGTGGCGGGGCCATCGGCGGTGTTTACATGAAAGGGGGCCTCGTCGAGATCTCCGAGAACGATCTCAGTGGTGGCAGAAGTACAGCAGAGCTGCGTACAAAAGTAGCCGCTCAGATCGGAAGAGCCAGCGCTTCGTACGCCACGGGTGAAATGCATGTCCCGACCTACTTTCTCAACGGCAGCAGCGACAGTGCCACGCCGACCGCCTATAACCCTACGACTGCCGCCGGTTCCAACCCCATACCGCTGACGGTCATCATCAGACTCGCGAACGATGCGTGCGAGGAGGCAAGCCAGACATATGTCACTTACACAAGCGATCCTGCCGTGAGCGGGGCACCGCTAAGCGCACTTTTCGAACCTGGCGACACTTCACCACGTTATGCGGGTACGAGTACAGAGGGTATCCCCGGTGATTTCAAACTGCGCAATATTGCGCTCAAAAAAGCACGCTATATTATGAAATATGTCGATATCAACGCGAAAATCGCGGATTCGGATGAAAAGTGTACACAAACCTCGACAACGCAATCAAATATCATGGGACTGCCCCAATGTATGAACTCCGGGGGTTCCACAAGCCTTGACAACAATAAATATCTCAACGTCTTTGGAACGTCCGCATTCGTACGCTGTTTCGGCCAGAACGGCAGTCCCTGCGATTCCAACAATCACGGCTACAGCTGCGGCGAAGGCAATACCAACTGTATCGGCTACAATGCGGAATACGACCATGAATACGGATGCTACGAGTGTACGGTCGGGGGGCTCGGCTACTGTACTCAAGACAACTTTGCCATCCGCCCCAAAGCCTTTGATTCAAACATCACAACACTCGTCAGCGGCGGCGACCCCGTCAAAGCCGGTCTGGATTACGCTCTGGCGTTCAAAGGGCTGACGGGTAATACGGCCGATCCGTCCGAAGCGACCCTCCTCTATAATGAGATAGAAGACACCCTGACCGACGGCACAACGTTCCAGATCGACCTGAACATCAGTGATCCGACGAAGGTCTGCCCGCAAACCAATATCAATATGACCCCCGCAGTCCACTTTGTTGACGGCGTAGATTCAGGCCTCTTCCGTTTTGACAATGTCGGCGATATCAATTTCAGCATCCACGAAACGAACGGAACGGAGTTTGCGAAAGTGGATGTGAATGACACACCGTGGAGTGACAGACGTATCGAACCGTTCAACCTCTCCTTCCGCATTATTCCGGACCATTTCGAGGTCAACGCGACGCTTGACGACTACGGCGACGACTATACCTACCTCTATGACATGAACCTGTATGACGACTACAACGTCTCGACCGCGACATTGATGTTGGACATCAAAACAATGGGTGCAGACAACAACGTCACGAGCAACTATATGGAGACCTGCTATGCCAAGGAGACCAATGTTACCCTGCAGATGCACAGCACCCAGATCAAACCGGCCGGTGCCGTGACCGAATTCCTCTATTACAACCCGGCGGAAAACAATGGAACGGCAAACAGCGGCGAAGGTTCGTACACACTGCCGGGCGGCACCCTGACATCGGTTCTGCTTGAAAACACGACGACAAGCTTCCCCGATGATGCCGTGGATGGAAACGGTACAACCCATATCGAATACAGGCTCAACTTCAACCGGAAGGTCAACAAACCTGTCGATCCGGTGCGAATCGCGCTTAACAGTGTCTATGTGAATGACAGTGAACCATCACCTTATACCGTGACCGGTTCTCATACTTCGACGGATACGGCCACCTTCCTCTATGGACGGGGGCATGCACCGCGCTACCGCGTCAACTGCGGTACAGTCGTCACCGGCCCCTGCCTGTCGCAGAATTTGGAGCTCTTTTTTGAATTCTATGCGGACAACGACTCCAACCTGACGCTGCGCAGAGGATATGCCCAAGACAATGAGCGGAGTAAAGATGCTATCATGTGGTTCCGCAACACCAAGCACGATTCCGGGGCGGACGGCAATGTCACCCATTTGAGCCACAAGTTCTTCGGCTATGACCTCAACAGTTCGACAAGCCCCCTCTATCAGGGCACGTCGATCACCGCCCCGGGCAACGGCATTTCGAATGTGCGGATCGGTTACCGGGGCAGCGACGGTTATCCGTACAAGGCTTCCGTCAATCTCCATACGGATCGGTGGCTCAAGTACGACCGTTTCAACGCCAACCCCGACGTCAATGCGTCGTTCCTGATTGAATTCAACGCCATCGGCGTGGAGGCGGGAGAAGGCAACCTTGACGGCACGGACAGCGGTCCGGCCAACTCAAATAGGAGAATCCGGTGGTAATGAAACGCGCATTTACGATGATTGAGATGATCTTCGCAATCATCATTATCGGCATCACGGTTGCCGGCGTTTCGCAGATCATGACGCGAAGCGGGAATACAATGGAGGGCGCCCTTTCGCAAGAAGCGGTCTTCCTGGCTTCCATGGAAGCAGCCAAGATCTTTTCGCACCGATGGGACCCTAATTCCAAAGACACCTCGAGCGAACTCGCCTATTCAAAAATTCTCGATACAAACTGGGATGCCAACCACAAACGCACCTGTCTCGACACGGCTACTGGCTCAAAATATGCGGTCCCGTGTGCTGCCGACGACATCCAGACCGTCCTGCGCTACGGCGGTATCGCCGAGGACAAACACCGCCGTTTCCACAGCCAAAGTACCGCCTCCTCACAACCCTATCCTGACGGTGTCCCTAATGGTACGACGGATATCAACATCACCAATGAGCACGGCTACAAACGCACCTACCAGGTCGCCGTCAACTCCGGCTATATCGGCACGGCTTTCGCTACGGGAACGGTGGGAGGACCCACCGACATTAAAATGACCGTTGTCTCCATCAATGATAAGAACAACGGCAACGCCAATCTTGTCCGGATGCGGGTCTATTCATACAATATCGGTGAAATCGACTATGCCAAGAGGACGTTCCAATGAGAATGTATTACAATAGGCTACGGCGTGCGTTTACGATGATCGAACTGGTCTTCGTCATTGTCATTATGGGTATCCTTGCCAAGTTCGGCGTGGAAATTTTCCTGCAGATCTATGAAAGCTATACGCGGACGACCATCGCCGCCTCGCTCTTGAGCAAATCCGAGGCTGCCGTCAGTCAGATCGCCAATCGCCTGACGTATAGGGTCAAAGATTCCATCATCGCCAGCAGCAGCCCGGCGGCATCCTTCGTACCGCTCTCCAGCGTCACCGGCAACGAGACCGTCTTTGAATGGATCGGGCTGGACAGCAACGGATGGGATAAGGGCAACTTCAGCGGCATCGTCGACCTTAATGACGGCAATACGACCTATACCCAGCTTCACAGTCCCGGGACCACCACGTTACCGGCGAACGGCGCCCTGCTCTTTATCGGTTCGAAAGTCAATGTCCAGAACAGTTTTGGGTGGCACGACACGAATGCTTCTTCGAACAGCCACCAGGATCTTTATGTCTACGATGCCGTCGCAGTCACATCGCAGAACATCAACTTTGCCACCAACCCCTTTACGGCGGGTGATGAGATCTTTGAGTTCTATCATGTTGCGGACAGTGCATACGCGCTTGTGCTCGACACGGTCAATCATAAGCTCTATCTTCACCAGGACTATCAACCGTGGCAGGCTGAAATCTATACGGGCACGGGTGACCTGCTGACGGATAACGTCAAAACCTTTACGCTGCAAAAAGCGGGGGACATCATCAGAATCGAGCTTTGCCTCAGCAACAATGATTTCATGGGTGAAGGGGAGTATTCAATATGCAAAACAAAAATCGTGTTCTAAAACGGGGCGGCTTTGCCGTCATTGCCGCCGTTTTCATGATGCTGTTGATCACGCTCATGCTGCTGAAGATGCTCTCGTACTCCACCGACGTCTCTGCGCGTACCAGTAACGACTATCTCAACGAGCAGGCACAGCTGCTGGCGTTCAATGCCACCGAAGACGCCGTCTACCGCATCTCGGGAGAAAACCGCGATGCAAACCTGAGCTGTACCACTTCCTTCAGTGACACCTACCCTTCAACGGGCACGGCCATGTTCAATATCAACGTGACGATCCAATACATCTGGCAAACCGGCATGATCCCCGGCGGCACCGGATGTAACAACATCCTGACCACGGTGACGACCGATACCCAGCATGGCTCCGCATTGATCGACGTTTATATTACATCGCATGCTTCACTGAATCTGGATGAACCGATCCGGTTTCACCGGCGCACGCTGCAAAAATTGTAAAAGAGATAACAGAAGCGCGGCGGGGCGGTGGCCCTACGCGATTAGTAGAGACCGAAACGACCGTCGTTTCGTTTGTAGAGAACCCGAGTCTTCCCGTCGTTATCAAGGAAGATCTCAAACTGCTTTTCACCCGTTTTCAGCTCATCCAGCACATCGGCGACTTCCCTCGGTT contains:
- a CDS encoding GIY-YIG nuclease family protein, with protein sequence MPYSVYIVQCSDGTYYTGIATDLERRLNEHNHSAKGARYTRARRPVTLVYAERFPDRSSAQKREYAIKQMPRTKKSALIEKR
- a CDS encoding pyrroline-5-carboxylate reductase, giving the protein MKKTVTFIGNGNMAVAMAKTLKERYLIEVVGRDLAHLDTFEAAVDTDVTKHLLNDFDITGKTLLLCVKPANIVEVGGKLQGKAEALYSVLAGTKVETLKSHIAAAGTVRAMPNLAATVGRSMTTLTGDRHLEAEAIALFDAIGMTLWLGSEKELDIATGLAGSGPAYLALIAEALADGAVKQGLKRDDAMTVMRGLFAGFGELIQHEHPALLKDGVMSPGGTTAAGYSALEEAGVRNGCIQAVERAFEKARSS
- a CDS encoding prepilin-type N-terminal cleavage/methylation domain-containing protein, with protein sequence MKRAFTMIEMIFAIIIIGITVAGVSQIMTRSGNTMEGALSQEAVFLASMEAAKIFSHRWDPNSKDTSSELAYSKILDTNWDANHKRTCLDTATGSKYAVPCAADDIQTVLRYGGIAEDKHRRFHSQSTASSQPYPDGVPNGTTDINITNEHGYKRTYQVAVNSGYIGTAFATGTVGGPTDIKMTVVSINDKNNGNANLVRMRVYSYNIGEIDYAKRTFQ
- a CDS encoding prepilin-type N-terminal cleavage/methylation domain-containing protein — its product is MRMYYNRLRRAFTMIELVFVIVIMGILAKFGVEIFLQIYESYTRTTIAASLLSKSEAAVSQIANRLTYRVKDSIIASSSPAASFVPLSSVTGNETVFEWIGLDSNGWDKGNFSGIVDLNDGNTTYTQLHSPGTTTLPANGALLFIGSKVNVQNSFGWHDTNASSNSHQDLYVYDAVAVTSQNINFATNPFTAGDEIFEFYHVADSAYALVLDTVNHKLYLHQDYQPWQAEIYTGTGDLLTDNVKTFTLQKAGDIIRIELCLSNNDFMGEGEYSICKTKIVF